One window of the Rubinisphaera margarita genome contains the following:
- the leuB gene encoding 3-isopropylmalate dehydrogenase — protein MRANLVLLPGDGIGPEIVAEAEKVLRHIASEHGHDFEFTTGEIGGCAIDAYGDPLPDKTLDPCRNADGILLGAVGGPKWDDPNAKTRPEVGLLKIRKELGLFANLRPIKPYSALIDASPLKRSIIEGVDILFVRELTGGIYFGASRTEQIDGEEAATNEMTYRVSEVERVVRVAARAAQTRRQHLTSVDKANVLEVSRLWRRTAKSVVDKEFSELNYDVVLVDAMAMHLISRPRDFDVVVTGNLFGDILTDEGSMLPGSLGLLPSASLGEDGPGLYEPIHGSAPDIAGKGIANPLATILAAAMMLRHSLGLQTEADQIDAAVEKVLNDGHRTKDIAAGGSAINTTQMGEEVLKAL, from the coding sequence ATGCGTGCGAATCTGGTCCTGTTGCCCGGCGATGGAATTGGCCCCGAGATTGTCGCTGAGGCCGAAAAGGTGTTGCGTCACATCGCCAGCGAGCACGGACACGACTTCGAATTCACGACCGGCGAAATCGGCGGCTGTGCCATCGATGCCTATGGCGATCCGCTGCCGGACAAGACGCTGGATCCGTGCCGCAATGCAGACGGGATTCTGCTCGGAGCCGTCGGCGGCCCGAAGTGGGACGATCCGAACGCCAAGACGCGCCCGGAAGTTGGTCTGCTGAAGATTCGCAAGGAACTCGGCCTGTTCGCCAACCTGCGTCCGATCAAGCCGTACTCGGCTCTGATTGATGCCTCTCCGCTGAAGCGCTCAATCATTGAAGGCGTCGATATTCTCTTCGTCCGCGAACTGACCGGCGGCATCTACTTCGGCGCTTCCCGCACCGAGCAGATCGATGGCGAAGAAGCAGCCACCAACGAGATGACCTATCGCGTCTCGGAAGTCGAACGCGTGGTCCGCGTCGCCGCCAGGGCTGCTCAAACCCGTCGACAGCATCTCACTTCCGTCGACAAAGCCAACGTGCTGGAAGTCTCCCGCCTCTGGCGTCGCACGGCCAAGAGCGTGGTCGACAAGGAATTCTCGGAACTGAATTACGATGTGGTCCTCGTCGACGCCATGGCCATGCACCTGATTTCGCGTCCGCGTGATTTCGACGTGGTTGTCACCGGCAACCTGTTTGGCGACATCCTCACCGATGAAGGCTCGATGCTGCCCGGTTCCCTCGGCCTGCTGCCGTCCGCTTCACTCGGTGAAGATGGTCCGGGTCTCTACGAACCGATTCACGGTTCCGCACCCGACATCGCCGGCAAAGGCATCGCCAACCCGCTGGCCACGATTCTCGCAGCCGCCATGATGCTGCGACATTCGCTCGGCCTGCAGACCGAAGCCGATCAAATCGATGCAGCCGTCGAGAAAGTCCTCAACGACGGCCATCGCACGAAGGACATCGCCGCCGGCGGCTCCGCCATCAATACGACCCAGATGGGCGAAGAAGTCCTCAAGGCGCTCTAG
- a CDS encoding phytanoyl-CoA dioxygenase family protein, translated as MRAPSFTEAELEQYRRDGFLLVENLLDAEETSLLQQAARADAVLQQAAMDVKDASGRKTNLSLWNHPGDDIYGTIARSERVVNRMEQLLGGEVYHYHSKLSAKQPRVGGAWEWHQDYGYWYKNGCLLPTMGSCFIAIDPATKENGCMQVLTGSHRMGRIDHHFEGEQTGADLERVELARLRFPLFYCEMKAGTGLFFDGNLLHRSDANLSEHPRWGLICCYNTKENDPLIPHHHPQYTPLIKLPDTALREVGVKTAAEQSQFLRQEEDHTARIIDE; from the coding sequence ATGCGTGCTCCATCGTTCACCGAGGCGGAACTCGAACAGTACCGTCGCGACGGGTTCCTGCTCGTCGAAAACCTGCTCGATGCCGAAGAAACGTCGCTTCTACAACAGGCCGCCCGTGCTGATGCCGTGCTTCAGCAGGCCGCGATGGATGTCAAAGACGCCTCCGGTCGCAAGACGAACCTCTCCCTCTGGAATCATCCCGGCGACGATATCTACGGCACCATCGCCCGCAGTGAGCGCGTCGTGAATCGCATGGAGCAGCTGCTCGGCGGCGAGGTCTATCACTACCATTCCAAGCTGAGTGCCAAGCAGCCCCGCGTCGGCGGTGCCTGGGAATGGCATCAGGATTACGGTTACTGGTACAAGAACGGCTGCCTGCTCCCGACGATGGGGAGCTGCTTCATCGCCATCGATCCGGCGACCAAAGAAAACGGCTGCATGCAGGTGCTGACCGGATCGCATCGCATGGGGCGGATCGATCATCACTTCGAAGGCGAACAGACCGGAGCGGACCTCGAACGGGTCGAACTGGCCAGGCTCCGCTTTCCGCTCTTCTACTGCGAAATGAAAGCCGGCACCGGACTCTTCTTCGACGGCAACCTCCTGCACCGGTCCGATGCGAATCTGAGCGAGCACCCCCGCTGGGGACTCATCTGCTGCTACAACACGAAAGAGAACGACCCGCTCATCCCGCATCATCATCCGCAATACACGCCGCTCATCAAGCTGCCCGACACCGCCCTCCGCGAAGTCGGCGTCAAGACCGCAGCCGAACAGAGCCAGTTCCTCCGCCAGGAAGAAGACCACACCGCCCGTATTATCGACGAGTGA
- a CDS encoding Gfo/Idh/MocA family protein, with product MIHSGDYQLDIHPQLPQDRSVPIGCIGAGFIMADCQLPAYLDNGLTPVGIASRTKSSAESVAVRHGLKVYESPSDLLSDSSIPVIDIAVPPDVQIDVIREAVRQPHIRGILAQKPLGMNLQQAREIVEMCEAAGVTLVVNQNMRYDQSVRAAKSLLNQNALGDPVFATIEMRAVPHWMPWQERLGWLTLRVMSIHHLDTFRYWFGNPQRVFASTRTDPRTKFPHQDGICTYILEYENGLRVSSWDDVWAGPIAEGPGKDHGINWRIEGTTGLARGTIGWPDYPARSPSTLDFITTAEPETWHQPRWNEVWFPDAFAGPMCELLRSLETGHPASLNARDNLWTMALVDACYQSAEEHRAIELAELMSK from the coding sequence ATGATTCACTCCGGCGACTACCAGCTCGACATTCACCCGCAACTCCCGCAGGATCGCTCCGTTCCCATCGGCTGCATCGGAGCGGGCTTCATCATGGCCGACTGTCAGCTGCCCGCGTATCTGGACAACGGGCTCACTCCCGTCGGGATTGCCTCCCGCACGAAGTCATCCGCGGAATCGGTCGCGGTTCGACATGGTCTCAAGGTCTATGAATCGCCATCGGATCTGCTTTCCGATTCCTCGATTCCGGTCATCGATATCGCCGTCCCACCCGATGTGCAGATCGATGTCATCCGCGAAGCGGTTCGGCAGCCGCACATTCGCGGCATCCTCGCGCAGAAACCTCTCGGCATGAATTTGCAGCAGGCTCGCGAAATCGTCGAGATGTGCGAAGCCGCGGGGGTCACGCTGGTCGTCAATCAGAACATGCGGTACGACCAGTCCGTGCGAGCCGCGAAGTCGCTTCTCAATCAGAACGCTCTCGGCGACCCGGTCTTCGCCACCATCGAGATGCGAGCGGTGCCCCACTGGATGCCCTGGCAGGAGCGGCTCGGCTGGCTCACACTCCGCGTGATGTCGATTCACCACCTTGACACATTCCGTTACTGGTTCGGTAACCCGCAACGCGTCTTCGCCAGCACCCGCACCGATCCCCGTACGAAGTTCCCGCATCAGGATGGAATCTGCACCTACATTCTCGAATACGAAAACGGACTTCGCGTCAGCAGTTGGGACGATGTCTGGGCCGGCCCGATCGCAGAAGGCCCCGGCAAAGACCACGGCATCAACTGGCGGATCGAGGGCACCACCGGCCTGGCACGCGGCACCATCGGCTGGCCCGACTACCCCGCCCGTTCCCCGAGCACCCTCGATTTCATAACGACCGCCGAGCCGGAGACATGGCATCAACCCCGGTGGAACGAAGTCTGGTTCCCCGACGCCTTCGCCGGCCCGATGTGCGAACTGCTCCGTTCACTGGAAACCGGCCACCCAGCCAGCCTCAACGCCCGCGACAACCTCTGGACCATGGCCCTCGTCGACGCCTGCTACCAATCCGCCGAAGAACATCGAGCCATCGAACTCGCGGAGCTGATGAGCAAATAG
- a CDS encoding SGNH/GDSL hydrolase family protein translates to MLRSLALLTFLLLITPALKAAEPNWIDVSKSTMGEGDIAWYDAKLLTIEGQGWSDTKAPYDRLPPKAEETVRGSVWSLSRHSAGIAARFVTNATKIDLRWELTSSQLDMPHMAATGVSGIDLYVRDDAGEWRWLNCARPSAQKNTTTAISKIPEGTREYMIYLPLYNGVTSVEVGIPANKEIAPGPERPEGHQKPIIFYGTSITHGACASRPGMPHPAILGRRFDRPVINLGFSGNGRMEPEVAELIAEIDAAVYVIDCLPNIGAKEVLERTKDVVGILREAHPETPILLVEDRSYSNSFLVTSNRERNLTSREALKKMYDELQSEGVKHLYYLEGEHLLGDDNEGTVDSSHPTDLGFWRQADAFEEVLKPLLD, encoded by the coding sequence ATGCTGCGAAGCCTGGCTCTGCTGACGTTTCTTCTCCTGATCACCCCCGCCCTCAAGGCCGCCGAGCCGAACTGGATCGATGTTTCGAAGTCGACCATGGGCGAAGGCGATATCGCCTGGTACGACGCGAAACTGCTCACCATCGAAGGCCAGGGCTGGTCCGACACGAAAGCTCCGTACGATCGGCTGCCTCCCAAAGCGGAAGAAACGGTGCGCGGGTCCGTCTGGAGTTTGAGCCGGCACTCGGCTGGGATTGCTGCCCGATTCGTCACGAACGCGACGAAGATCGATCTTCGCTGGGAGCTGACCAGTTCGCAACTCGATATGCCCCACATGGCGGCGACCGGCGTGAGTGGCATCGATCTGTATGTTCGCGACGACGCCGGCGAATGGCGGTGGCTCAACTGCGCCCGCCCGTCCGCCCAGAAGAATACAACCACGGCAATCAGCAAGATTCCCGAAGGGACGCGGGAGTACATGATCTATCTCCCGCTCTATAACGGCGTCACGTCGGTGGAAGTCGGCATTCCCGCCAACAAGGAAATCGCCCCCGGTCCGGAGCGTCCGGAAGGGCATCAGAAACCAATCATCTTCTATGGCACCTCGATCACTCACGGGGCCTGTGCCTCTCGTCCCGGCATGCCGCATCCCGCGATTCTGGGCCGCCGGTTCGATCGCCCGGTCATCAACCTCGGCTTCTCCGGTAACGGACGCATGGAGCCGGAAGTCGCCGAACTGATCGCCGAGATTGACGCAGCCGTCTACGTCATCGACTGCCTGCCGAACATCGGAGCCAAGGAAGTCCTCGAACGTACCAAAGACGTCGTTGGCATCCTCCGCGAAGCGCATCCCGAAACGCCGATCCTGCTTGTCGAAGACCGCAGCTATTCCAACAGCTTCCTGGTCACCTCGAACCGGGAACGCAATCTCACAAGCCGCGAAGCCCTGAAGAAGATGTACGACGAACTCCAGTCCGAAGGCGTCAAGCACCTCTACTACCTCGAAGGCGAACACCTCCTCGGCGACGACAACGAAGGCACCGTCGACAGCTCCCACCCCACCGACCTGGGCTTCTGGCGACAGGCCGACGCGTTTGAAGAGGTGCTGAAGCCGTTGTTGGACTAG
- a CDS encoding YidH family protein yields MTAEPQEQGLIGDPRVYYAAERTLLAWIRTGLAMIGFGFVVARFGMFLQEFPSQGDSLPPDTQAFSLWFGTLLVALGVLVNLSVAFKHWHTLSRLKRGLPLRFHRVSLGVVVAILLGVCGIILTIWLHSGGR; encoded by the coding sequence ATGACCGCAGAGCCCCAGGAACAGGGATTGATTGGCGATCCCCGCGTCTATTACGCGGCGGAGAGGACTCTACTGGCGTGGATTCGGACCGGTCTGGCGATGATCGGCTTCGGTTTCGTCGTGGCCCGCTTTGGGATGTTTCTGCAGGAGTTCCCCTCGCAGGGCGACTCGTTACCTCCCGACACGCAGGCGTTCTCCCTCTGGTTCGGAACGCTCCTGGTCGCACTCGGTGTGCTGGTCAATCTCTCGGTGGCCTTCAAGCACTGGCACACGCTCAGTCGACTGAAGCGGGGTTTGCCGCTGCGGTTTCACCGCGTTTCGCTCGGCGTTGTGGTCGCGATCCTTCTCGGGGTGTGCGGCATCATTCTGACGATCTGGTTGCATTCCGGCGGGCGATGA
- the larC gene encoding nickel pincer cofactor biosynthesis protein LarC, whose translation MRTAYLECQMGISGDMTLGALIDAGVDVDVIRAGIDSLNLEGVELHVEKIIKGGFAATAVTVKHPKQHAHRHMSDIREILSRSDVITDDQKQLALQIFEAIAGAEAKVHGSTVDKVHFHEVGAIDSIVDIIGAAIGFDLLDVDLICCSSIPTGHGLVHIDHGICPIPAPGTAELLKGIPLQDVPVEFELTTPTGAAIVRVLVDRFGPRPPMTIEQIGYGAGTKTFPQRANLLRLFVGQSVPTKDRETVILLETNLDDTTPEVVGYTRQLLEEAGALDVYTTSIDMKKNRPGVLLSVLCQPLLSDELQDIIFEQTGTLGIRISPLERATLSRSVATVETVYGSIRGKVTRPVGRTEWFQPEFEDCAKAASEHDIPLRDVYRTAQSVFAEHQSTAATHDHDHDHDHDHDHDHDHDHDHDHDHDHDHDHDHDHDHDK comes from the coding sequence ATGCGTACTGCTTATCTCGAATGCCAGATGGGAATCAGCGGCGACATGACGCTCGGCGCTCTGATTGACGCCGGCGTCGATGTCGATGTGATCCGGGCTGGCATCGATTCTTTGAACCTCGAAGGCGTGGAACTGCATGTCGAGAAGATCATCAAAGGGGGCTTCGCCGCCACAGCTGTCACGGTCAAACATCCGAAACAGCACGCTCACCGCCACATGAGCGACATTCGCGAGATCCTTTCCCGGTCGGACGTCATCACCGACGACCAGAAGCAGCTGGCTCTGCAGATCTTCGAAGCGATCGCCGGAGCCGAGGCGAAAGTTCACGGCTCGACGGTCGACAAGGTTCACTTTCACGAAGTCGGAGCAATCGACTCGATTGTCGATATCATCGGAGCGGCCATCGGCTTCGACCTGCTGGATGTCGATCTGATCTGCTGCAGCTCCATTCCGACCGGACACGGCCTCGTCCACATCGATCACGGCATCTGTCCCATTCCCGCTCCCGGCACGGCCGAACTGCTCAAAGGGATTCCGCTCCAGGATGTGCCAGTCGAGTTCGAGCTGACCACGCCGACGGGAGCCGCCATCGTTCGCGTTCTCGTTGATCGATTCGGACCGCGACCGCCGATGACGATTGAACAGATCGGCTACGGAGCCGGAACGAAGACGTTCCCGCAGCGTGCGAATCTGCTGCGGCTGTTCGTCGGGCAGAGCGTTCCGACCAAAGACCGTGAGACGGTTATTCTGCTCGAAACGAATCTCGACGACACCACGCCGGAAGTCGTCGGCTACACACGGCAACTGCTCGAAGAAGCCGGGGCGCTTGATGTCTACACGACTTCGATCGACATGAAGAAGAACCGGCCGGGCGTGCTGCTCAGCGTGCTCTGCCAGCCGCTGCTGTCCGATGAGCTGCAGGACATCATTTTCGAACAGACCGGCACGCTCGGCATCCGCATTTCACCGCTCGAACGGGCCACGCTGTCTAGATCGGTCGCGACTGTTGAAACCGTTTACGGCTCCATTCGGGGCAAGGTCACCCGCCCGGTCGGACGGACCGAATGGTTCCAGCCGGAGTTTGAAGACTGCGCCAAAGCCGCCAGCGAGCACGATATCCCGCTGAGGGATGTCTATCGGACCGCTCAAAGCGTCTTCGCCGAGCACCAGTCCACTGCCGCGACCCACGACCACGACCACGACCACGACCACGACCACGATCACGATCACGATCACGATCACGATCACGATCACGATCACGATCACGATCACGATCACGATCACGATCACGATCACGACAAATAA
- a CDS encoding LOG family protein has protein sequence MFAGSQLGKGTQFREAAQNLGRLLTRNRWSLVYGGGSVGLMGAIADAVLAEGGEVVGVIPEFLATRELLHTGLTDVIVTPDMHTRKAKMAELSDAFIALPGGLGTFEEFFEVMTWAQLGVHRKPLGLLNADGFYDPLVNLVEHSIESQFVRPEHRNLVCVGTGPEELIEKMGAYEPPPVPKWFNLEEA, from the coding sequence GTGTTCGCCGGATCGCAGCTGGGAAAGGGAACGCAGTTCCGCGAGGCGGCTCAGAACCTGGGCCGTCTGCTGACCCGAAACCGCTGGTCACTCGTTTACGGGGGCGGCAGTGTCGGGCTGATGGGAGCCATTGCCGATGCCGTTCTGGCCGAAGGGGGCGAGGTTGTCGGTGTGATTCCCGAATTTCTGGCGACCAGAGAACTGCTGCACACCGGCTTGACCGATGTGATCGTCACGCCGGATATGCACACCCGCAAAGCGAAGATGGCTGAACTGTCCGACGCCTTCATCGCTCTGCCGGGGGGACTCGGCACGTTTGAGGAGTTCTTCGAGGTGATGACGTGGGCCCAGCTGGGCGTCCACCGCAAGCCGCTCGGGCTGTTAAATGCCGACGGTTTCTACGATCCGCTGGTCAATCTGGTCGAGCATTCCATCGAGTCGCAGTTTGTGCGGCCGGAGCATCGGAATCTCGTGTGCGTAGGGACCGGGCCGGAGGAATTGATTGAAAAGATGGGAGCCTACGAGCCGCCTCCCGTGCCGAAATGGTTTAACCTGGAAGAGGCCTGA
- a CDS encoding peptide chain release factor family protein codes for MDRVEHPCRLSEEDLLAECEMKRQRRSGPGGQHRNKVETAIRVRHRPTDLSAMASERRSQIENQKQAVERLRLELALSYRTPGEPLPDEELWKSRVQGGKIVVSPHHRDFPTLLADALDVLQATDWEHKAAAEQLGVSSSQLVKLLKLEPEALKQLNDRRKEQGQKPLT; via the coding sequence ATGGACCGCGTCGAACACCCCTGCCGGCTGAGTGAAGAGGATCTGCTGGCCGAATGCGAGATGAAGCGCCAGCGGCGGAGCGGCCCGGGCGGGCAGCATCGCAATAAAGTGGAGACCGCGATTCGCGTTCGACATCGGCCAACCGATCTTTCGGCAATGGCGAGCGAGCGGCGATCACAGATCGAGAATCAGAAGCAGGCCGTCGAACGGCTGCGACTGGAACTGGCGTTGTCCTACCGCACTCCGGGAGAGCCGCTTCCGGACGAAGAGCTCTGGAAGTCTCGCGTCCAGGGAGGAAAGATCGTTGTCAGTCCACATCACCGGGACTTTCCGACATTGCTGGCGGATGCTCTGGATGTTCTGCAGGCCACGGATTGGGAACACAAAGCCGCGGCAGAGCAGCTCGGAGTAAGCAGTTCCCAGCTGGTCAAACTGCTGAAACTGGAGCCGGAAGCGTTGAAGCAGTTGAACGACCGCCGCAAAGAACAGGGCCAGAAACCCCTGACGTAA